TCTTCCACGAGGGGGCTGACCAATGGCGTCCCGAAGCATGGGAGGTCATCCGATCCTGCCCAAACCTCGACTGGCTGGTCCTGACCAAGCGGCCCGAGCTTATCCCGACACGCCTACCGAACGACTGGGGAGGCGGTTATCCGAACGTCTGGCTAGGCGTAACCTGCGGGGCCACGAGTTCTCTTGGCCGGGTTGCGATTCTCAAGGGCTTACCAGCCCGACTGCGGTTCATCTCCGCAGAACCGTTGCTTGAACCTGTGGATTTTCGACCGCATCTGGATGGTTCAATTCACTGGATCATCACGGGCTGTGAGCAGGCGGGGAAAGACAAACGCCGTCCGATGAGCCTCGACTGGGTGGAAGACATCGACAACCAGTGCCGGAAAGCGGAGATCGCTCACTTCGTCAAGCAGAGATACGAGGGCACCCAGATCACATACTGAGGTGGTACAGGTTTCAGGGACAGGTCATTCTCTTATTTTGGGAGATTGATGATCTGTTCGAACTGAGCTGGCGACCTGTAATCGAGGCTGGAGTGTCTGCGTTCGTGAACGTAGTAGCGGACGTATTTTGACATCTCTCTTCTTGCCTCTGCCTTGCTTTGGTAATCGGTCATTTCGAGTTCGTTCTTGATCGTTCCGAAGCAGCTTTCCATGGATGCGTTGTCATAACAGTTGTCAGCACGGCTCATGCTTTGTGTGATTGCTGCCCGACGAAGAATTGATCGGTATTCATTGCCAGCGTACTGGCCGCCTCGATCCGTGTGGTGAATCAATCCAACGTCAGGCTGTCGTTCTTTGATGCTCGAACGCAGTGCTTTGAGGACCAGCTGTTCCGTCATGTTGTTATCCAGATGCCAACCAACGATCCGCCGGGAAAACAGATCCATCAGCATCGCCATGTAGCAAAACGTCCCGTCAGTCAGCGGGATGTAGGTAATGTCTCCAACCCAAATTTGATTGATCGTTGTTGGGGCGTCCGCATCGAGCAACAGGTTCGGCGAATAGCCCAGTCGATGACGGCTGTCTGTCGTTTTTGGAACGAACGACTTCGGCTGAATTGCCTTTAATTTAAGGGCTTTCATGACATTCGAGACCTTCCTGCGATCACAGGGAAGTCCCATTTCCTTGAGGTCTTCGGCAATGCGACGAGCCCCGTAGCGGCGGCGGTGACACTTAAAGATGACTCTTATCAACGGAGCCAGTTGAGCATCCTGTTCTTCAAAGATCGTGGGCTCAGCAGTCTGCCAGGCATAAAACGAAGTTCGGTTCACACCGAGATGACGACAGACTTCGGCCACGTTTCCATGACCTTCCTGAACAATCGCTTCAACGGCCGCATAGACGTCAGCTATTCGTTGCGGCCGAAAATAGCCAACGCTTTTTTTAGTATGTCCCTCTCACGTTCGACACGCCGCAGATCGGCTTCGAGGTCCTTGACCTTAGCCTCCAAAGAGCTTGCCACTGGACCACTTTGTTCCAGCTGCTCCTGTTTCCAGCGATACAAAACGTTGACGTTTGAAATGCCCAACCGGTCCACAACCTGAGGAGCCGTGTACCCATCCAGAAGCAGCTGCACGGCTTCTTCTTTGAACTCATCCGTGTACTGACGGCGAGACGATTTCTTGACTGATTTTTTTTCTTCCGAGACATCCTGAGGTCCTTTCTACGGACTCAAAATAAGAGATTCACGTGTCCCTGAAACCTGTACCACCTCATACGACGGCCTGATCGACGGAAAGGTCCGCCAAGAGTGGCCAGAGGTAGCGTAGCCCACCCTTCAAGTAATTCCAGTTCAAGGAGAACCAACAAATGAAACATGACATGGAAGAGATCGTTCAGGCAATTAGCTTGATCTCAAACTGGCTCCGAGATGAGTCGAAGTATCCCCGTTCAGTAAAGCCTGCTGAAGAATCGTCTCGCTATCTTGGCATCCGTGAACTTTCGATTGCGTTTATGGAATGGCAGTTTCGTCGGGTCAGTCAAGCCGAGCAGGAGCATCCACCGACTGACGTTCGTGTCAGCAACCGAGTTCTGCAACTTCTCGAAAAGGCTGCGGAGGCTCATCAGCAGTGTATTAGTGTTGGGGACGGAGGCAACGACGATGCTTAACGAAAGACGAGTGACCGTAGGCGACCTGATCGACGAGGGCCGTCGCTTTGTGTTGGAAGTCGGCGAGTATCACGAAGGCGAGGGCTTCCGAGCCATCATCGTTTTCGAGAACCACCCCGGCTACTTTCCCAGCGGAGAACTCTCGAATCAACCAGACGCCGCTCCGGTTCTTTGGTGGCCCATCAGTAACCGTCAAGAAGCTCAAAGAATGGCATATAGCCATTCCAAGGCGACCCTCGGCCTGAGCAGGATGGAACACATGAAGATCGTCATGTCGTCCATTGGAACGCAACACTAGTCGGGAAAGGTGACGGTCAAGTTTGACTTGGAATCTGCTCGGATTTGGTTGCGCAACGGGTTCGGTCAGGAGATGGAATTGGAAGAAGAACATGCTGTCGCTCTCTACCAAGACCTCGCTCGCACGATGAACCTTCCGTTCCGCCCCAATTGCTCCGAGTGCGGGATGCTACTGGATGAGGACGAGTATTGCGGCTGGTGTGAAGGCTGATAGTACACCGTATGAATCTCGATGGATTCCCTGCCACCCGTGCCGCTGTGCCGGGTGTGCCGGGTCTCACATTATAGGAGGAAGAAATGAAACAACTGAGCGTGGTCAGAGACGAACTCTTTGACGAAGAGAAAACGCACCAGCACGCCGAAGACGAATCGACTGAAGATTCAGAAGACACCTCGGTACGTCAATTGAGTTGGGATGAAGGAGACCCTGCCGCTACGAACTATCGCAAGCTCGGGTCGTTGTTGGCCCGATCGGGCGACCTCTTCGGGCGATCCGGGTATGAGGCGGGTTTGATCTTGGTCCGGCCAGACGGCTCCACCAAGCTCATCACCACGGCGGCTGATCTGGCTCCCGTGATCGTGGACCGGGTGGCTCTGACCATCTATCTCGACGGAAAGCCCAAGGGGAGCAAGCTCTCGGCGGCGCACATGAACGCCATGTTGAGGACGAAGGCGTTCTTGTCAAAGTTTGCCGTCGTCGATCATATCAGCACGGTGCCACGCTATCTGCCGCCCAATTTTTCTCTGACAGAACCCGGCTACAACGATGGCGGCGAAGACCATCGTTACTTCTTCGTCGGCGAGTCCCCCCAGGTCTTTGATTCGATGGATCGTATCGAAAGATTCCTGGACGTAATGGACCTTGAGACGGAGGCAGACAGGGCAAATGCACTGGCGGCGGGGCTGACTGTGCTGCTGCGGAATCACTGGCCCGGAGGCAAACCGATTGTTCTGCTCACCGCATCCAAGAGTCACGCCGGGAAGGACACTGTGATCGCCTTCGCTTCGGGTGAGACCGAGCAATGCTCAATCAGCTATCAGGGCACAGATTGGGCGCTGGAGCGCAG
This DNA window, taken from Fuerstiella marisgermanici, encodes the following:
- a CDS encoding transposase, whose product is MQLLLDGYTAPQVVDRLGISNVNVLYRWKQEQLEQSGPVASSLEAKVKDLEADLRRVERERDILKKALAIFGRNE
- a CDS encoding IS3 family transposase, encoding MADVYAAVEAIVQEGHGNVAEVCRHLGVNRTSFYAWQTAEPTIFEEQDAQLAPLIRVIFKCHRRRYGARRIAEDLKEMGLPCDRRKVSNVMKALKLKAIQPKSFVPKTTDSRHRLGYSPNLLLDADAPTTINQIWVGDITYIPLTDGTFCYMAMLMDLFSRRIVGWHLDNNMTEQLVLKALRSSIKERQPDVGLIHHTDRGGQYAGNEYRSILRRAAITQSMSRADNCYDNASMESCFGTIKNELEMTDYQSKAEARREMSKYVRYYVHERRHSSLDYRSPAQFEQIINLPK
- a CDS encoding DUF5131 family protein, yielding MAENSGIGWTDHTMNFWWGCNKVSTECQHCYIDGLMRRAGREPFNGPMRTVDWSKPAKWNRQAEALGRRLRIFTCSMSDFFHEGADQWRPEAWEVIRSCPNLDWLVLTKRPELIPTRLPNDWGGGYPNVWLGVTCGATSSLGRVAILKGLPARLRFISAEPLLEPVDFRPHLDGSIHWIITGCEQAGKDKRRPMSLDWVEDIDNQCRKAEIAHFVKQRYEGTQITY